A single region of the Aeromonas hydrophila subsp. hydrophila ATCC 7966 genome encodes:
- the glnE gene encoding bifunctional [glutamate--ammonia ligase]-adenylyl-L-tyrosine phosphorylase/[glutamate--ammonia-ligase] adenylyltransferase: protein MAQHSPSLSAFSPLLQELAQRHWQRLIELAPDYGTLPEPVRQTLLTLLGLSDFVADSLFKQPELLTELLASGELERSERWPAYQHDLTALLAEVDDEEALKRILRQFRRSRMLVIAWRELLGHAAVEESFVHLTRLADALICAARDWLYAKQCGELGTPMDGNGNPQPLLILGMGKLGGGELNFSSDIDLIFTFPENGYTVGGRRELANQQFFIKLGQRIINALHQSTVDGQVFRVDMRLRPFGDAGPLAISFAAMEDYYQHHGRNWERYAMVKARVLGPQCEHAVELAEMLRPFVFRRYIDFGVIDGLRQMKAMIAAEVRRKGLEGNIKLGAGGIREVEFIAQALQLIRGGREPALRVRHLPEALAAIARCGALESTHCDRLLTAYRFLRRVENILQEIGDQQTQTLPTEERDRQRLVAALGFTDWGAFMAHLDEEMAAVHQEFAAVVGEEKEAPAHLEQLWLDLWRTELDAAELEQLLTAQGVAEPASLCAALLRFKEEYKRRQVGPQGRIALDWLMPELLRLVVASEQPARLFERVCELLTRIFTRSAYLQLLAENPGALRQLVRLCDASHLVSEQLARYPILLDELLDPQHLYHPTPLDQYKPQLRQFLLRIPEEDVEQQMEALRQFKQVQLLRIVAADIAGALPLMKVSDHLTWLAEAITEEVVNQAWAQMSERYGVPPEVAVSGRRGFAVVAYGKLGGIELGYGSDLDLVFLHGGDPNSYTDGRKPIDSRQFYLRLAQRILHLFSTRTPSGILYEIDMRLRPSGDSGLLVSSLAAYEQYQQNEAWTWEHQALVRARPIYGDDAVIAEFARIRRAVLAKERELPTLAREVREMRHKMRDHLLKAGAGEFDLKQSPGGMVDIEFIAQYLVLAHACGEPEALTRWSDNVRIFDECVLAGVLTLEQAEGLKHAYLEIRNLGHRLNLSEVSRKVGDDRLLPERGHVLAVWQQLLGE from the coding sequence GTGGCCCAGCACTCCCCCTCTCTCTCCGCCTTCTCCCCCCTGCTGCAGGAGCTGGCCCAGCGCCATTGGCAACGGCTGATTGAACTGGCCCCCGACTACGGCACGCTGCCCGAGCCGGTGCGCCAGACCCTGTTGACCCTGCTCGGCCTCTCCGATTTTGTCGCCGACTCCCTCTTCAAACAACCTGAGTTGCTGACCGAGCTGCTCGCCTCCGGGGAGCTGGAGCGCTCCGAGCGCTGGCCCGCCTACCAGCACGATCTGACCGCCCTGCTGGCCGAGGTGGATGACGAGGAGGCGCTCAAGCGCATCCTGCGCCAGTTCCGTCGCAGCCGCATGCTGGTGATCGCCTGGCGCGAGCTGCTGGGCCATGCGGCGGTGGAAGAGAGCTTTGTCCATCTCACCAGACTGGCGGATGCCCTCATCTGCGCGGCCCGCGACTGGCTCTACGCCAAGCAGTGCGGCGAGCTGGGCACCCCGATGGATGGCAACGGCAACCCGCAGCCGCTGCTGATCCTCGGCATGGGCAAGCTGGGGGGCGGCGAGCTCAACTTCTCCTCGGACATCGACCTTATCTTCACCTTCCCCGAGAACGGCTACACGGTCGGCGGGCGGCGCGAGCTCGCCAACCAGCAATTCTTCATCAAGCTGGGCCAGCGCATCATCAACGCCCTGCACCAGAGCACGGTCGACGGCCAGGTGTTTCGGGTCGACATGCGGCTGCGCCCCTTTGGCGACGCGGGGCCGCTCGCCATCTCGTTTGCCGCCATGGAGGATTACTACCAGCACCACGGCCGCAACTGGGAGCGCTACGCCATGGTCAAGGCGCGGGTGCTGGGGCCCCAGTGCGAACATGCAGTGGAGCTGGCCGAGATGCTGCGCCCCTTCGTGTTTCGCCGCTATATCGACTTCGGCGTCATCGACGGCCTGCGCCAGATGAAGGCGATGATCGCCGCCGAGGTGCGCCGCAAGGGGCTGGAGGGCAACATCAAGCTGGGGGCCGGCGGCATTCGCGAGGTGGAGTTCATCGCCCAGGCGCTGCAGCTGATTCGTGGCGGGCGCGAGCCGGCACTGCGGGTGCGCCATCTGCCGGAGGCGCTGGCCGCCATCGCCCGGTGCGGCGCCCTCGAATCCACCCATTGCGACCGCCTGCTGACGGCCTATCGCTTCCTGCGCCGGGTCGAGAACATATTGCAGGAGATCGGCGATCAGCAGACCCAGACCCTGCCCACCGAGGAGCGGGATCGCCAGCGGCTCGTCGCCGCCCTCGGCTTTACGGACTGGGGCGCCTTCATGGCTCATCTGGATGAGGAGATGGCTGCCGTCCATCAGGAGTTCGCCGCCGTGGTGGGGGAAGAGAAAGAGGCCCCCGCCCATCTGGAGCAGCTCTGGCTCGATCTGTGGCGCACCGAGCTCGACGCCGCCGAGCTGGAGCAACTGCTGACCGCACAGGGGGTGGCCGAGCCCGCCTCGCTCTGCGCCGCCCTGCTGCGTTTCAAGGAGGAGTACAAACGCCGTCAGGTCGGCCCGCAGGGGCGCATCGCGCTGGACTGGCTGATGCCGGAACTGCTGCGACTGGTGGTCGCCAGCGAGCAACCCGCCCGCCTGTTCGAACGGGTGTGCGAGCTGCTGACCCGCATCTTCACCCGCAGCGCCTATCTGCAGCTGCTGGCGGAGAACCCGGGCGCCCTGCGCCAGCTGGTGCGGCTGTGTGACGCCAGTCATCTGGTGAGCGAGCAGTTGGCCCGCTACCCCATCCTGCTGGACGAGTTGCTCGATCCCCAGCACCTCTATCACCCCACCCCGCTCGATCAGTACAAGCCCCAGCTGCGCCAGTTCCTGCTGCGCATCCCCGAAGAGGACGTGGAGCAGCAGATGGAGGCGCTGCGCCAGTTCAAGCAGGTGCAGCTGTTGCGCATCGTGGCGGCCGACATCGCTGGCGCCCTGCCGCTGATGAAGGTGAGCGACCACCTCACCTGGCTGGCGGAGGCGATCACCGAAGAGGTGGTCAATCAGGCCTGGGCCCAGATGAGCGAGCGCTACGGGGTGCCACCCGAGGTGGCGGTGAGCGGCCGGCGCGGCTTTGCGGTGGTGGCCTATGGCAAGCTCGGCGGCATCGAGCTCGGCTACGGCTCGGATCTCGACCTGGTGTTCCTGCACGGCGGCGACCCCAACAGCTATACCGACGGGCGCAAACCCATCGACAGCCGCCAGTTCTACCTGCGCCTCGCCCAGCGGATCCTGCACCTGTTCAGCACCCGCACCCCGTCCGGCATCCTCTACGAGATCGACATGCGGCTGCGCCCCTCCGGCGACTCAGGCCTGCTGGTCTCGTCGCTGGCGGCCTACGAGCAGTACCAGCAAAACGAGGCCTGGACCTGGGAGCATCAGGCCCTGGTGCGGGCCCGCCCCATCTATGGCGATGATGCCGTGATCGCCGAGTTTGCCCGCATCCGCCGCGCCGTGCTGGCCAAGGAGCGCGAGCTGCCGACCCTGGCCCGCGAGGTGCGCGAGATGCGCCACAAGATGCGGGATCACCTGCTCAAAGCGGGCGCCGGCGAGTTCGACCTCAAGCAGTCCCCCGGCGGCATGGTGGACATCGAGTTCATCGCTCAATACCTGGTGCTGGCCCATGCCTGCGGCGAACCCGAGGCGCTCACTCGCTGGTCCGATAACGTGCGCATCTTCGATGAGTGCGTGCTGGCGGGGGTGCTGACCCTGGAGCAGGCGGAGGGGCTCAAGCATGCCTATCTGGAGATCCGCAACCTCGGCCATCGCCTCAACCTCTCCGAGGTCTCCCGCAAGGTGGGCGACGACAGGCTGCTGCCGGAGCGCGGCCATGTGCTGGCAGTCTGGCAACAGCTGCTGGGGGAATAA
- a CDS encoding GNAT family N-acetyltransferase, protein MQTTELALEISADKGRLDVPLIHRFLSEEAYWCRGIPLATLQRAINHSLCFGGYLGAQQVAFARVITDKATFGYLADVFVLPEHRGQGYSKALVAAMLDHPELQGLRRLSLATSDAHGLYAGFGFVPPASPGSLMEIYHPDIYQRT, encoded by the coding sequence ATGCAGACTACAGAACTTGCGCTTGAAATCAGCGCCGACAAGGGACGGCTCGACGTGCCGCTCATTCACCGTTTTCTCTCTGAGGAGGCCTACTGGTGTCGCGGCATTCCCCTTGCCACCCTGCAGCGGGCCATCAACCATTCGCTCTGCTTTGGCGGCTACCTCGGCGCTCAGCAAGTCGCCTTCGCCCGGGTCATCACAGACAAGGCCACCTTCGGCTATCTGGCCGACGTGTTTGTCCTGCCTGAGCATCGCGGCCAGGGCTACAGCAAGGCGCTGGTGGCGGCCATGCTCGACCATCCCGAGTTGCAGGGATTGCGTCGCCTCTCCCTCGCCACCTCGGATGCCCACGGCCTCTACGCCGGTTTCGGCTTCGTGCCGCCCGCCAGCCCCGGCAGTCTGATGGAGATCTACCACCCCGATATCTACCAGCGCACCTGA
- a CDS encoding prolyl oligopeptidase family serine peptidase has protein sequence MRAIVSLLALSLLCACSGQSTKEDAMSGKARLHYPVTRQGEQVDHYFGQAVADPYRWLEDDRSPETEAWVKAQNAVTRDYLAQIPYRAAIKEKLASSWNYAKEGAPFREGRYHYFFKNDGLQNQNVLWRQLEGKPAEVFLDPNTLSPDGTTALDQLSFSRDGRILAYSLSLAGSDWREIHLMDVQSKQPLEAPLKDVKFSGISWLGNEGFFYSSYDKPDGSELSAKTDQHKVYFHRLGTAQEDDRLVFGAIPAQHHRYVGATVTEDDRFLLISAANSTSGNRLYVKDLSQENAPLLTVQGDLDADVSLVDNQGSTLYLLTNRDAPNRRLVTVDAANPGPARWRDLIPERQQVLTVHSGSGYLFAEYMVDATARVEQFDYEGKRVREVALPGLGSVSGFNGKHDDPALYFGFENYAQPPTLYRFEPKSGAISLYRASAAPFKPEDYVSEQRFYQSKDGTRVPLIISYRKGLKLDGSNPTILYGYGGFDVSLTPSFSVSVANWLDLGGVYAVANLRGGGEYGQAWHLAGTRMNKQNVFDDFIAAAEYLKAEGYTRTERLAIRGGSNGGLLVGAVMTQRPDLMRVALPAVGVLDMLRYHTFTAGAGWAYDYGTSADSEAMFDYLKGYSPLHNVRPGVSYPSTMVTTADHDDRVVPAHSFKFAATLQADNGGPHPQLIRIETNAGHGAGTPVAKLIEQSADIYAFTLYEMGYQQLPRQP, from the coding sequence ATGCGAGCCATTGTCAGCCTGCTGGCCCTGTCACTGCTGTGTGCGTGCAGTGGCCAGTCAACCAAAGAGGATGCCATGTCAGGGAAAGCGCGCCTTCACTACCCCGTCACCCGCCAGGGTGAGCAGGTGGATCACTACTTCGGCCAGGCCGTGGCCGACCCCTATCGCTGGCTGGAAGATGATCGCAGCCCCGAGACCGAGGCCTGGGTCAAGGCCCAGAACGCCGTGACCCGGGACTACCTGGCACAGATCCCGTATCGCGCCGCCATCAAGGAGAAGCTCGCCTCTTCCTGGAACTACGCCAAGGAGGGGGCGCCGTTTCGCGAAGGGCGCTACCACTACTTCTTCAAGAACGACGGCCTGCAGAACCAGAACGTGCTGTGGCGCCAGTTGGAGGGCAAGCCGGCCGAGGTGTTCCTCGATCCCAATACCCTCAGCCCCGACGGCACCACGGCGCTGGATCAGCTGAGCTTCTCCCGCGATGGCCGCATCCTGGCCTACTCCTTGTCGCTGGCCGGCAGCGACTGGCGCGAGATCCACCTGATGGACGTACAGAGCAAGCAGCCGCTGGAGGCGCCCCTCAAGGACGTGAAGTTCAGCGGCATCAGCTGGCTCGGCAACGAGGGCTTCTTCTACTCGAGCTACGACAAGCCAGATGGCAGCGAGCTGTCGGCCAAGACCGATCAGCACAAGGTCTATTTCCACCGGCTCGGCACGGCGCAGGAGGATGACCGGCTGGTGTTCGGCGCCATCCCGGCCCAGCACCACCGCTACGTGGGGGCGACCGTCACCGAAGATGATCGCTTCCTGCTCATCTCGGCGGCGAACTCCACCTCCGGCAACCGCCTCTATGTGAAGGATCTGAGCCAGGAGAACGCGCCGCTGCTGACGGTGCAGGGGGATCTGGACGCGGACGTGAGCCTGGTGGACAACCAGGGCAGCACCCTTTACCTGCTGACCAACCGGGACGCCCCCAACCGCCGGCTGGTTACGGTGGATGCCGCCAACCCGGGACCGGCCCGCTGGCGGGATCTCATCCCCGAGCGTCAGCAGGTGCTGACGGTGCACAGCGGCAGCGGCTATCTGTTCGCCGAGTACATGGTGGATGCCACCGCCCGGGTCGAGCAGTTCGACTATGAGGGCAAGCGGGTGCGCGAGGTGGCGCTGCCCGGCCTTGGCAGCGTCAGCGGCTTCAACGGCAAGCACGATGATCCCGCCCTCTACTTCGGTTTCGAGAACTATGCCCAGCCGCCCACGCTTTACCGGTTCGAGCCAAAAAGCGGCGCCATCAGCCTCTATCGCGCCTCAGCGGCGCCGTTCAAGCCGGAGGATTACGTCTCCGAGCAGCGCTTCTACCAGAGCAAGGACGGCACCCGGGTGCCGCTCATCATCAGCTACCGCAAGGGCCTCAAACTCGATGGCAGCAACCCGACCATCCTCTACGGCTACGGCGGTTTCGACGTGAGCCTGACCCCGAGCTTCAGCGTGTCGGTGGCCAACTGGCTGGATCTGGGGGGCGTCTATGCGGTGGCCAACTTGCGCGGGGGCGGCGAGTACGGCCAGGCCTGGCACCTGGCGGGCACCAGGATGAACAAGCAGAACGTGTTCGACGACTTCATCGCGGCGGCCGAGTATCTCAAGGCCGAGGGCTACACCCGCACCGAGCGGCTGGCGATCCGCGGTGGCTCCAACGGCGGTCTGCTGGTGGGGGCTGTGATGACCCAGCGGCCGGATCTGATGCGGGTTGCCCTGCCGGCGGTGGGGGTGCTCGACATGCTGCGCTACCACACCTTCACCGCCGGGGCTGGCTGGGCCTATGACTATGGCACCAGCGCCGACAGCGAGGCGATGTTCGACTACCTGAAGGGCTACTCGCCGCTGCACAACGTCCGACCCGGGGTCAGCTACCCCTCGACTATGGTGACCACGGCGGATCACGACGATCGGGTGGTGCCGGCCCACTCCTTCAAGTTTGCCGCCACTCTGCAGGCCGACAATGGCGGCCCCCATCCCCAGCTCATCCGCATCGAGACCAATGCCGGGCACGGGGCGGGCACGCCGGTGGCGAAACTGATCGAGCAGAGTGCGGACATCTATGCCTTCACCCTGTACGAGATGGGTTATCAGCAGTTGCCGCGTCAGCCTTGA
- a CDS encoding AsmA family protein — protein MKKIIYILLGLALAAVVAIAALVSLIDPNQFKPQLVEQVRKSTGRELVIQGDIGWRFWPSLGLSLEQVALRNPAGFAEPDLVRFTRGEASVGLLPLLSHKLEIGKVTLSGAHLFIQTKADGSSNLSDLLKASAEPKGEATTSEPAATTSPPASDKQPWQISLQGVELQQASALLQDDRNGTVSRLEQLDLNLGQLAVDQWVPVTLAAKGAQGELAFDLKGAAQLKLAPDASRSELKDVALAGSLSEPTQRLDAFSLKADRLALGQWSSLTLSLQGAQGAADKPTLAGTLEGTLKARLDENRQLLEMSDAVLAAKLSGDALPRPQMQVKLAGFARAELGKQAVTLSNLVMGVDDALLSGNGSVQLGAVPRVAFDLKGEKLDLDSWLGQPAKTAPVAATSGAAAPAGTKAQTAAPAAKALSMQEPDLTALKSVDLAGRLQLGSLRLKGLDLSAVDLQLALAGGQLTLKQFSAGVAGGQVTASGVLDARQQPARYQVHKRVQGVDVRPLLQTLAQTDLLEGKGDLEVEAQGSGLSEQALRSRMQGKVSLRLSDGALHGINLAEMIREARATLTGKGADQVKEVRKTDFSALTASFRIADGVARSDDIQLFAPALRVQGQGQTALVPETLDFLFLTSVVESSKGQGGKSVDELKDITIPVRIGGHWQAPSYRLDVKALLSNNKLLEEKARKEAERGLKKLLGDKADSEGVKGVADQLLKGLFK, from the coding sequence GTGAAGAAGATCATCTACATCCTGCTGGGACTGGCGCTGGCGGCCGTGGTGGCCATCGCCGCCCTGGTGTCCCTCATCGATCCCAATCAGTTCAAGCCCCAGCTGGTGGAACAGGTGCGCAAGAGCACCGGCCGCGAGCTGGTGATACAAGGGGATATCGGCTGGCGTTTCTGGCCAAGCCTCGGCCTCTCCCTTGAGCAGGTGGCGCTGCGCAACCCCGCCGGCTTTGCCGAGCCCGACCTGGTGCGCTTCACGCGCGGGGAGGCCTCGGTGGGCCTGCTGCCGCTGCTCTCCCACAAGCTTGAGATCGGCAAGGTGACCCTGAGCGGCGCCCATCTGTTTATCCAGACCAAGGCTGACGGCAGCTCCAACCTGAGCGATCTGCTCAAGGCCTCCGCCGAGCCCAAGGGGGAGGCGACGACCTCCGAGCCAGCCGCAACGACGTCCCCGCCCGCCAGTGACAAGCAGCCCTGGCAGATCAGCCTGCAAGGGGTGGAGCTGCAACAGGCCAGCGCCCTGCTGCAGGACGATCGCAACGGCACCGTCTCCCGCCTCGAACAGCTGGACCTGAACCTGGGCCAGCTGGCGGTCGATCAATGGGTACCGGTGACCCTGGCCGCCAAGGGGGCCCAGGGTGAGCTGGCGTTTGATCTAAAGGGGGCGGCCCAGCTCAAGCTGGCGCCCGATGCCAGCCGCAGCGAGCTGAAAGATGTCGCGCTGGCGGGGAGCCTGAGCGAACCGACCCAGCGGCTGGATGCCTTCTCTCTCAAGGCCGACCGGCTGGCGCTGGGACAGTGGAGCAGCCTCACCCTCAGTCTGCAGGGGGCACAGGGGGCGGCGGACAAGCCGACCCTGGCCGGTACGCTGGAAGGAACCCTCAAGGCGCGGCTCGATGAGAACCGGCAACTGCTGGAGATGTCGGATGCCGTGCTGGCCGCCAAGTTGAGTGGCGATGCCCTGCCGCGCCCGCAGATGCAGGTGAAGCTGGCGGGCTTTGCCCGCGCCGAGCTGGGCAAACAGGCCGTCACCCTCAGCAACCTGGTGATGGGAGTGGATGATGCCCTGCTGAGCGGCAACGGCAGCGTGCAGCTGGGTGCCGTGCCCAGGGTGGCGTTCGACCTGAAGGGGGAGAAGCTTGACCTGGACAGTTGGCTCGGTCAGCCGGCCAAGACTGCCCCTGTGGCCGCTACCTCGGGCGCTGCCGCGCCGGCCGGAACAAAGGCGCAGACCGCTGCGCCCGCCGCCAAGGCGCTCTCAATGCAAGAGCCCGACCTGACCGCCCTCAAATCGGTGGACCTGGCGGGCCGGCTGCAACTGGGCAGCCTGCGATTGAAGGGGCTGGATCTGAGCGCCGTCGATCTGCAGCTGGCCCTGGCCGGTGGCCAGCTCACCCTCAAGCAGTTCAGCGCCGGGGTGGCCGGCGGTCAGGTGACCGCCAGCGGCGTGCTCGATGCCCGTCAGCAGCCGGCCCGCTATCAGGTGCACAAGCGGGTGCAAGGGGTCGATGTGCGGCCGCTGCTGCAGACCCTGGCCCAGACCGACCTGCTGGAAGGCAAGGGGGATCTGGAGGTGGAGGCGCAGGGCTCAGGACTTTCCGAGCAGGCGCTGCGCAGCCGGATGCAGGGCAAGGTGAGCCTCAGACTGAGCGACGGTGCCCTGCACGGCATCAACCTGGCGGAGATGATCCGCGAGGCACGGGCCACCCTGACCGGCAAGGGGGCGGATCAGGTGAAGGAGGTGCGCAAGACCGATTTCAGCGCGCTTACCGCCAGCTTCCGGATTGCCGACGGGGTTGCCAGGAGCGACGACATCCAGCTGTTTGCCCCCGCCCTGCGGGTGCAGGGGCAGGGCCAGACCGCCCTGGTGCCGGAGACCCTCGACTTCCTGTTCCTCACCTCGGTGGTGGAGAGCAGCAAGGGGCAGGGGGGCAAGAGCGTGGACGAGCTCAAGGACATCACCATACCGGTGCGCATCGGCGGCCACTGGCAGGCGCCGAGCTACCGGCTCGACGTGAAGGCCTTGCTCAGCAACAACAAGCTGCTCGAGGAGAAGGCTCGCAAGGAGGCCGAGCGCGGTCTCAAGAAGCTGCTGGGTGACAAGGCCGACAGCGAAGGGGTGAAAGGGGTGGCCGATCAGCTGCTCAAGGGCTTGTTCAAATAG
- a CDS encoding threonine synthase, translating into MPYSYLSHLRCSKTGEIVDADQPQQLSPVGAPLLASYDLEALKQAWHPAALLGRPASLWRYHELLPVRDPAQVVTLGEGFTPLLPLPRLGKQVGIPDLWMKDESLTPTGSFKARGAAVGVSRARELGLTHFAMPTNGNAGAAWALYGARAGLRSTIVQPQAAPAITRLESALAGARLYLVDGLISDAGRQVAEAVAQQGLFDASTLKEPYRIEGKKTMGFEIAEQLGWTLPDVILYPTGGGVGLIGIYKALRELQELGWVQGPLPRLVAVQASGCAPIVQAWQQGERESRFWPDSQTLAFGINVPKALGDFLVLDALYRTEGCAIAVEDGAIQRELRQLASQEGCFVCPEGAAAFAAARQLREAGWIQGGERVVVLNTGAGIKYPDAITVVPQRLRRDGRIPA; encoded by the coding sequence ATGCCGTACAGCTACCTATCACATCTGCGTTGCAGCAAGACCGGCGAGATTGTGGATGCCGATCAGCCCCAGCAGCTGAGCCCGGTCGGCGCCCCCTTGCTGGCCAGCTACGACCTCGAGGCCCTGAAGCAGGCCTGGCATCCGGCCGCCCTGCTGGGGCGCCCCGCCAGCCTGTGGCGCTACCACGAGCTGCTGCCGGTGCGCGACCCCGCCCAGGTGGTCACCCTGGGGGAAGGCTTCACCCCGCTGTTGCCGCTGCCGCGCCTCGGCAAACAGGTTGGCATTCCGGATCTCTGGATGAAGGATGAGAGCCTCACCCCCACCGGCTCCTTCAAGGCCCGCGGCGCCGCGGTCGGCGTCTCCCGCGCCCGCGAACTCGGCCTCACCCACTTCGCCATGCCCACCAACGGCAACGCCGGCGCGGCCTGGGCACTCTACGGCGCCCGCGCCGGCTTGCGCAGCACCATAGTCCAGCCGCAAGCGGCCCCCGCCATCACAAGACTGGAGAGCGCCCTGGCCGGTGCCCGCCTCTATCTGGTGGACGGCCTCATCAGCGACGCCGGTCGCCAGGTGGCCGAGGCGGTGGCGCAGCAGGGGTTGTTTGATGCCTCCACCCTCAAGGAGCCCTATCGCATCGAGGGCAAGAAAACCATGGGGTTTGAAATCGCCGAGCAGCTTGGCTGGACCCTGCCGGACGTGATCCTCTACCCCACCGGCGGCGGGGTCGGCCTCATCGGCATCTACAAGGCGCTGCGGGAGTTGCAGGAGCTAGGCTGGGTGCAGGGGCCGCTGCCGCGACTGGTGGCGGTGCAGGCGAGCGGCTGCGCCCCCATCGTCCAGGCCTGGCAGCAGGGGGAGCGCGAATCGCGCTTCTGGCCCGACTCCCAGACCCTGGCGTTCGGCATCAACGTACCCAAGGCGCTGGGGGATTTTCTGGTGCTGGATGCCCTCTATCGCACCGAGGGCTGCGCCATCGCGGTGGAAGACGGCGCCATCCAGCGCGAGCTGCGTCAACTCGCCTCCCAGGAGGGCTGCTTCGTCTGCCCGGAAGGGGCGGCCGCCTTCGCAGCCGCCCGCCAGCTGCGGGAAGCGGGCTGGATCCAGGGGGGCGAGCGGGTGGTGGTGCTCAACACTGGCGCCGGCATCAAGTACCCGGACGCCATCACGGTCGTGCCCCAGCGGCTGCGCCGCGACGGGAGGATCCCGGCATGA
- a CDS encoding GNAT family N-acetyltransferase, which produces MSRSEIARETSHPDWPLVWQIYGSSFPRYEQRQPQHQERKMADSRFHCQLFYQGEQLLGFIFWWDCGEQIYIEHLAINPALRGQNHGSRLLAAFCETAGRPVILEIDPPEDEIALRRLRFYQSLGFCLNEHDHVHPPYQPDHQGHALRVLSYPAPLDEQGYRRFNKVLVETVMDHGPG; this is translated from the coding sequence ATGAGTCGAAGTGAAATCGCAAGAGAGACATCCCATCCGGACTGGCCGCTGGTCTGGCAGATCTACGGCAGCAGCTTTCCCCGCTACGAACAGCGCCAGCCGCAGCATCAAGAGCGCAAGATGGCAGACTCCCGCTTTCACTGTCAGCTCTTTTATCAGGGCGAGCAGCTGCTCGGCTTTATCTTCTGGTGGGACTGCGGCGAGCAGATCTACATCGAACACCTGGCCATCAACCCGGCCCTGCGCGGCCAGAACCACGGCTCACGCCTGCTTGCCGCCTTCTGCGAGACGGCGGGACGCCCGGTCATCCTGGAGATAGACCCGCCAGAGGACGAGATAGCCCTTCGCCGGCTGCGCTTCTATCAGTCACTGGGTTTTTGCCTGAACGAGCATGATCACGTGCACCCGCCCTATCAGCCGGATCATCAAGGCCATGCGCTGCGGGTGCTGAGCTATCCGGCCCCGCTCGATGAGCAGGGGTACCGGCGCTTCAACAAGGTGCTGGTGGAGACTGTGATGGATCACGGCCCTGGCTGA
- a CDS encoding SDR family oxidoreductase: protein MNKRVLITGGGRGIGAATARHLAGQGYHLCLNYRHDKGSAEALVAEILASHPVRCIAVQADVGVEAEVVRLFEEMDARLGPVTHLVNNAGRLQPQMRVLEMSAERINQTLTTNVTSCFLCCREAVRRMTAGGAIVNVSSAAARLGSAGEYVDYAAAKGAVDVLTRGLSLEVAAQGIRVNGVRPGFIYTDMHADGGEPGRVDRVKGQIPLQRGGQPAEVAAAIAWLLSDEASYVTGTFIDVAGGR, encoded by the coding sequence ATGAACAAACGGGTGCTGATCACCGGCGGCGGCAGAGGCATTGGCGCTGCTACCGCCCGCCATCTGGCGGGGCAGGGCTATCATCTGTGCCTCAACTATCGCCATGACAAGGGCAGTGCCGAGGCGCTGGTGGCCGAGATCCTGGCCTCCCATCCGGTCCGCTGCATCGCGGTGCAGGCCGATGTCGGGGTGGAGGCCGAGGTGGTGCGTCTGTTCGAGGAGATGGACGCGCGGCTTGGCCCCGTCACTCATCTGGTCAACAACGCCGGCAGGCTGCAGCCGCAGATGCGGGTGCTGGAGATGAGCGCCGAGCGCATCAACCAGACCCTGACCACCAATGTCACCAGCTGCTTTCTCTGCTGCCGCGAGGCGGTGCGCCGGATGACGGCGGGGGGCGCCATCGTCAATGTCTCCTCGGCCGCCGCCCGGTTGGGCTCGGCGGGGGAGTACGTGGACTATGCCGCCGCCAAGGGGGCTGTCGACGTGCTGACCAGGGGGTTGTCGCTGGAGGTGGCGGCCCAGGGGATCCGGGTCAACGGGGTGCGTCCGGGTTTCATCTACACCGACATGCACGCCGACGGCGGCGAGCCCGGTCGGGTCGACCGGGTGAAGGGGCAGATCCCGCTGCAACGGGGTGGTCAGCCGGCCGAGGTGGCCGCCGCCATCGCCTGGCTGCTGTCTGACGAGGCTTCCTACGTTACCGGCACCTTCATCGACGTGGCCGGCGGGCGCTGA